One genomic region from Gemmatimonadales bacterium encodes:
- a CDS encoding SDR family oxidoreductase, with protein sequence MSEKVVVITGASAGIGAATAQLLAGHGMSVVLVARRQDALDSVAARCGGRAVALVADVARREDVRRVAAEALSRFGQIDVWINNVGQGISRPPSELTDEDVDEVMRLNVKSALYGMQEVLPHFKARGTGQVINVSSMLGRIPFAVIRSAYCGAKHFLNALTATMRAEVQRTHPGIQFSLVSPPVVRTDFGLNALHGGPDSRQLPDSQSAEEVAAVIAEVIESRRPDVYTRKGARERVAGYYATLGEDP encoded by the coding sequence ATGAGCGAGAAGGTCGTGGTCATCACGGGCGCGAGCGCCGGCATCGGCGCCGCGACCGCCCAGCTGCTGGCCGGTCACGGGATGTCGGTGGTCCTGGTCGCGCGCCGCCAGGACGCGTTGGACTCCGTCGCGGCCCGGTGCGGTGGCCGCGCGGTGGCCCTGGTGGCCGACGTCGCCCGGCGCGAGGACGTCCGCCGCGTCGCCGCCGAGGCGCTGTCGCGATTCGGCCAGATCGACGTGTGGATCAACAACGTGGGCCAGGGGATCTCCCGCCCGCCCTCGGAGTTGACCGACGAAGACGTGGACGAAGTGATGCGGCTGAACGTGAAATCGGCGCTGTACGGCATGCAGGAAGTGCTGCCCCACTTCAAGGCGCGGGGCACCGGGCAGGTCATCAACGTCTCGTCGATGCTGGGGCGGATTCCGTTTGCGGTCATTCGCTCGGCGTACTGCGGCGCGAAGCACTTCCTCAACGCCCTCACGGCCACGATGCGGGCGGAGGTGCAGCGGACCCACCCGGGGATCCAGTTCTCGCTGGTTTCTCCCCCCGTGGTGCGCACCGACTTCGGCCTGAACGCGCTGCACGGCGGCCCCGACTCGCGCCAGCTGCCGGACTCGCAGAGCGCCGAGGAAGTGGCGGCCGTCATCGCCGAGGTGATCGAGTCGCGGCGCCCGGACGTGTACACGCGGAAGGGCGCCCGCGAGAGGGTGGCCGGCTATTACGCCACGCTCGGCGAGGACCCGTGA
- the upp gene encoding uracil phosphoribosyltransferase has protein sequence MPTFPNLAIPDHPLIRHKLHVLRDKRTPVKDFRDLVSEIAMLMFYEVTKNLPTEPVELDTPLEHMTGEKVAGKKLALVPVLRAGLGMVDGILRLVPAARVGHIGLYRDHDTLEPVDYYFKVPSAQEQRDFFLLDPMLATGGSAAAACTALKKAGARSIRLLCIVAAPEGVTRMLDLHPDVPVYAAALDRQLNAHGYILPGLGDAGDRLFGTR, from the coding sequence ATGCCCACCTTCCCCAACCTCGCGATCCCCGACCATCCCCTCATCCGGCACAAGCTCCACGTATTGCGCGACAAGCGGACCCCGGTCAAGGACTTCCGCGACCTCGTGAGCGAAATCGCGATGCTGATGTTCTACGAGGTCACCAAGAACCTGCCGACCGAGCCCGTGGAGCTCGATACGCCGCTCGAGCACATGACCGGCGAGAAGGTCGCCGGGAAGAAGCTCGCCCTCGTGCCGGTGCTGCGTGCCGGCCTCGGGATGGTGGACGGGATTCTCCGCCTGGTGCCCGCCGCCCGGGTGGGCCACATCGGCCTGTACCGGGATCACGATACCCTCGAGCCGGTGGACTATTACTTCAAGGTGCCCAGCGCCCAGGAGCAGCGGGACTTCTTCCTGCTCGACCCGATGCTCGCCACCGGCGGCTCCGCCGCGGCCGCGTGCACCGCCCTGAAGAAGGCCGGTGCCCGCTCGATCCGGCTGCTGTGCATCGTCGCGGCGCCCGAAGGAGTCACGCGGATGCTCGACCTGCACCCCGACGTGCCCGTCTACGCCGCCGCGCTCGACCGCCAGCTCAACGCGCACGGCTACATCCTGCCCGGCCTCGGCGACGCCGGCGACCGCCTGTTCGGGACCCGCTGA
- a CDS encoding MBL fold metallo-hydrolase, giving the protein MRLACWGAAGEVTGSMHLLEIGPKRVLLDCGMFQGRREEARRKNEAFPLAVGDVDVVVVSHAHIDHTGRLPLLVKLGYTGPIFCTSATRDLASVMLPDSGYIQEKDFEFLKKRGGNHLAEPLYTAQDATRVVDHMVSLPYEKPLDIAPGIRLTYFDAGHMLGSASVVLDIDAAGTTRRVVFSGDIGRWGLPIIRDPKPPEGPADVLVVESTYANKVHETVLEAQGMLAAFVNKVAARGGKIFIPAFAIERAQELIYELHGLARDKAIPKIPIYVDSPLAVNATDVFRLHPEAFDLSERLVREADDLFRFPMVKYVRSVEESKALNGVRGPAIIIAASGMAESGRILHHLRNGIGDHRNLVLIVGFQASYTLGARLQAGAKEVRIFGEMLPRRCEVATIGGYSGHADRNELRQWVVGLGEIPKRAFTVHGETEQLQAMAGLLRDLGVKQVDVPRLGEAFDL; this is encoded by the coding sequence ATGCGCCTGGCTTGCTGGGGTGCCGCCGGCGAGGTGACCGGCTCGATGCACCTGCTCGAGATCGGCCCGAAGCGTGTCCTCCTCGACTGCGGCATGTTTCAGGGACGCCGCGAGGAAGCGCGCCGGAAGAACGAGGCCTTTCCGCTCGCGGTCGGGGACGTCGACGTCGTCGTGGTGAGCCACGCTCACATCGACCACACCGGCCGCCTCCCGCTGCTGGTGAAGCTCGGATACACCGGGCCGATCTTCTGCACCTCCGCCACCCGCGACCTCGCGAGCGTGATGCTGCCCGACTCCGGCTACATCCAGGAGAAGGACTTCGAGTTCCTGAAGAAACGCGGCGGCAACCACCTCGCCGAGCCGCTGTACACGGCCCAGGACGCCACCCGGGTCGTGGACCACATGGTGAGCCTGCCGTACGAGAAGCCGCTCGACATTGCGCCCGGCATCCGCCTGACCTACTTCGACGCCGGCCACATGCTCGGCTCGGCGTCCGTGGTGCTCGACATCGACGCCGCCGGCACCACGCGCCGCGTCGTCTTCTCGGGCGACATCGGCCGCTGGGGCCTGCCGATCATCCGCGACCCGAAGCCGCCCGAGGGGCCGGCGGACGTGCTGGTCGTCGAGAGCACCTACGCCAACAAGGTCCACGAGACGGTGCTGGAAGCGCAGGGGATGCTCGCCGCGTTCGTCAACAAGGTCGCCGCCCGGGGCGGCAAGATCTTCATCCCCGCCTTCGCCATCGAGCGGGCGCAGGAGCTGATCTACGAGCTGCACGGCCTGGCACGCGACAAGGCGATCCCCAAGATCCCGATCTACGTCGACTCGCCGCTCGCCGTAAACGCGACCGACGTGTTCCGGCTGCATCCCGAGGCGTTCGATCTGTCGGAGCGTCTGGTGCGGGAGGCCGACGACCTGTTCCGTTTCCCGATGGTGAAGTACGTCCGGTCGGTGGAAGAGTCGAAGGCGCTGAACGGCGTCCGCGGTCCGGCGATCATCATCGCGGCCTCGGGCATGGCGGAGTCGGGCCGCATTCTCCACCACCTGCGCAACGGCATCGGCGATCACCGCAACCTCGTCCTCATCGTCGGCTTCCAGGCCAGCTACACGCTCGGCGCGCGCCTCCAGGCCGGGGCGAAGGAGGTGCGGATCTTCGGCGAGATGCTGCCGCGTCGCTGTGAGGTCGCGACCATCGGCGGGTATTCGGGCCACGCGGACCGAAACGAACTGCGGCAGTGGGTCGTAGGCCTCGGGGAGATTCCCAAGCGGGCCTTCACGGTCCACGGCGAGACCGAGCAGCTCCAGGCCATGGCCGGCCTGCTGCGCGACCTCGGCGTCAAGCAGGTGGACGTACCCCGGCTCGGCGAGGCGTTCGACCTCTAG
- a CDS encoding pitrilysin family protein has protein sequence MTARVHVARWSGLPGVMAATVLLAAAPGSPLAAQALHVPYTSFTLANGLKVIVHEDHSVPIVTVNTWYHVGSSDERAGRTGFAHLFEHLMFMGSEHVPTGQFDRLLEAAGGDNNGSTTEDRTNYFEDGPANALALMLYLDSDRMGFLLPEITPPKVDLQRGVVQNERRQSYENQPYGLAQENILKRLYPADHPYSWPVIGSMADLNAASIEDVRQFSRTYYTPSNATMVVAGDVTVPEVRTLVRRWFGGLARGPAVKRTPPPAVALPADVYATLEDRVQLPRLYDAWHTVKAFAPDDAALDVLADVLGGGKASRLYRRLVYELQIATQVAAFQDGGRIDGRFEIFATARPGHRLDELASVIDREIRVLADSGPTAREVERAQNGNEAYFLDRLERVGSFGGKADQLNYYDYFVGTPDYFERDLDRYRRVTPAEVQRLARDYLLRPHRVVLSVVPAGHTDLAATEGASR, from the coding sequence ATGACCGCTCGCGTTCACGTGGCCCGGTGGAGTGGGCTCCCCGGGGTGATGGCGGCCACCGTGCTCCTGGCGGCCGCCCCGGGAAGCCCGCTGGCCGCCCAGGCGCTGCACGTGCCGTACACCTCCTTCACGCTCGCCAACGGCCTGAAGGTGATCGTGCACGAGGACCACTCCGTGCCGATCGTGACCGTCAACACCTGGTATCACGTCGGATCGTCGGACGAGCGCGCGGGTCGCACGGGATTCGCCCATCTGTTCGAGCACCTGATGTTCATGGGGTCCGAGCACGTCCCCACGGGGCAGTTCGACCGGCTGCTCGAGGCCGCCGGAGGCGACAACAACGGCTCGACCACCGAGGACCGCACCAACTACTTCGAGGACGGGCCCGCCAACGCGCTGGCGCTGATGCTGTACCTCGACTCGGACCGGATGGGGTTCCTGTTGCCCGAGATCACGCCGCCCAAGGTGGACCTGCAGCGGGGCGTGGTGCAGAACGAGCGACGCCAGAGCTACGAAAACCAGCCGTACGGTCTCGCCCAGGAGAACATCCTCAAGCGGCTCTATCCGGCCGACCACCCGTACAGCTGGCCGGTGATCGGCTCGATGGCCGATCTCAACGCCGCGAGCATCGAGGACGTGCGGCAGTTCTCGAGGACCTACTACACACCGAGCAACGCGACGATGGTCGTCGCGGGCGACGTGACGGTACCCGAAGTGCGCACCCTGGTGCGACGGTGGTTCGGCGGCCTCGCGCGCGGCCCGGCCGTCAAGCGCACGCCGCCGCCGGCCGTCGCCCTGCCGGCCGACGTCTACGCCACGCTCGAGGACCGCGTGCAGCTGCCCCGACTCTACGACGCATGGCACACGGTGAAGGCGTTCGCGCCCGACGACGCCGCGCTCGACGTGCTCGCGGACGTCCTCGGCGGCGGCAAGGCGTCGCGGCTCTACCGGCGGCTCGTCTACGAGCTGCAGATCGCGACCCAGGTCGCAGCCTTCCAGGACGGCGGCCGGATCGACGGCAGGTTCGAGATCTTCGCCACCGCGCGCCCCGGCCACCGCCTCGACGAGCTGGCCTCGGTGATCGACCGGGAAATACGCGTCCTCGCCGATTCGGGCCCCACGGCGCGCGAGGTCGAGCGGGCGCAAAACGGCAACGAGGCCTATTTCCTCGACCGCTTGGAACGGGTGGGCTCGTTCGGCGGCAAGGCCGACCAGCTCAACTACTACGACTACTTCGTGGGAACCCCCGACTACTTCGAGCGCGATCTGGATCGCTACCGCCGCGTCACGCCGGCCGAGGTCCAGCGCCTGGCGCGGGACTACCTCCTGCGCCCACACCGCGTCGTGCTGAGCGTCGTGCCGGCCGGCCACACCGACCTTGCGGCGACCGAAGGAGCCTCCCGATGA